gtttttcttcacttttatcttatttttcataaaataattttgaataaaacaCAATTTATAATAGGATCGTTCATGGTttagtttagttaaaaaaaattaaactgaaCCGAACCATAACAACATTTTAAaagaaccgaaccaaactgttaTTATTTCAGCCGAATCAAACTGAATTAATCATTTGATTAGCCGATTTTTTATTATAACCGAACCGAActgttaatataaaaaatttgcaaAATAAAACCACTTTTaattaggggtgtacgtgggccggattgggttgggtttggtcAAAATCAAAACTCgaaccacatatggtactctGGATTAGGTCTattaaaataaccacccgtaaTAACATTGGGTCGGGTTGGGTAAAcccactaatttccgggttggacttgggttgggtagtgggttacccaaattatttttctatttttttattaaatatctaatcgttaaatcatcatattttttcataaaaataactcaaccattctattttcttgaaagataaagtaactttttttcactataaaaataaACACCCATTTGTAAAGTGTAAACCCATTAATTTATAGGTTGGATAGGATGTtatctaaatgatttttttttttactttttttaatatcaaattacTAAACTATGAatcatcatatttgtttatgaaaattattcaatctttttattttttttaaaaaatagtacaattaattatcatatttgtttataaaactCCGGTGTCTATTTTCCATCTAAACCACCATCTGATGTGGTTTTGGTTGTTGGCGGTACTGGCGGTACTAGGGTGGGGCTGATGGTAGTATTAATTCAATTTAAGAAATTATGTACATGTATTTGTacaaaatattaatgtaaatatttgttTAGAGTTTATTTTTAATGATCGACTATAAGAAACTCGGGATAtatattagttcaagtattagtacaaatattagtttatattttCAACTTTAACCAAGCATAAGTCAGACCATTTCCCTCTTCTCTTTGATTATCAAAGACAAGAGCTCAGGTATGTCTCAAACttcaaatttttgaaaatgTGGTCATACCACAAAGATTGcttcaattttattaaaactgTTTGGAGCAACCAAATCTTTGGTTCACCTATGCAAATTCTTTGTAAAAAACTTAAGATTTTGAAAGATGAACTAAAGATTTGGAACAAAAATGTTTTTGGTAACATACAAAATCAAGTTTCAAATGCTGTAAATAAGCTTAATGAGATCCAACAAAAAATTCATGATGATGGTTACACTGATTGTTTAATGAGCCAAGAGAACTTAGCTAAAGTTGAGCTGGAAGCAGTTCTTAATATGGAAGAGGCATATTGGCATGAAAAAGCAAGAGTTAAATGGCATAATGAAGGGGATAGAAACACTGCTTTCTTTCACCGGACCTGCAAAATCAAACAAGCCTACAAGAGAATTTCTGCTATCAGGATTGATGATGTGATCACTACAGAACCTGATCTTATTACTAGTCATGTGGTTAATCACTTCCAAAACCTTTTCACTTGTGACAATGCAATTCTTGATAATGGTTTGATTGAAGAGGTTATCCCAGAATTGGTTACTTTTGACATAAACAGTATGCTCACCTTACTTCCATCTTTGTCTGAAATCCATAATGCTGTGTTCTCTTTGAATAAGGATGGGGCACCTGGACCTGATGGTTTTGGAgcatttttctttcaaacttATTGGAACATTGTTAAAGATGATGTTTCTAATGCGGTATTGGAATTTTTTAGCACTAATTGGCTCATGCCTAATTATAACTCAAACACAGTGGTGCTCATTCCTAAAGTCCAAAATGCAGATTCAATTGGTCAGTATAGACCAATTGCTATagcaaatttcaaattcaaaatcatttcaAAGATCCTTGCGGATAGATTAGCTTTAATTTTGCCTAATATCATTTCAAAAGAACAAAGGGGGTTCATCAAAGGGAGGCAAATTAAGGATTGTGTTTGTCTTACTTCTGAGGCCATTAATATGCTGCACAACAAAGCTTATGGAGGAAATTTAGCCATCAAAATTGATATAGCCAAAGCATTTGATACTCTTGACTGGCAGTTCTTACTTAAAGTTCTGAAAACTTTtggtttttgtgaaaaattttgCAATTGGATTCAAACAATTCTTCATTCTGCAAAATTGTCTATATCAATCAATGGAAAACATGAAGGGTTCTTTAGTTGTGCCAGAGGTGTTAGGCAAGGTGATCCTTTGTCTCCTTTGCTTTTTTGCATAGCTGAAGAGGTTCTTAGCAGAGGTCTTTCTAAACTGGTGTCTGAAGATAAGTTGAAGCCTCTCAATGGAACTAGAAATGTCTCCATTCCTTCACACATTTTATATGCTGATGATGTCATGCTGTTTTGTAAAGGAACTTCATCAAACATTGAAGTGCTTTCCTCTTTTTTTGCTAGATATGCTCAGATATCAGGTCAATACATCAACCCTCATAAGTCAACTATCTTTGCAGGATCAATCACTCACACTAGGCTCACAAGCATTGCTAGCTCTCTTGGTTTTTGCATTGGAACCTTGCCTTTCATGTATTTAGGAGTCCCTATTTTCAAAGGAAAGCCTAAGGCAGTTTACTTTCAACCACTTGTGGACAAGGTTAAGATGAAGCTGGCTTCTTGGAAAGCATCTCTTCTAACTTATTCTGGCAGAATCCAACTTGTTAAAAGTGTAATTCATAGTATGTTGGTCTATTCTATAACCACTTATTCTTGGCCAATCTCTTTAATCAAAATGTTAGAGAGATATATGAGAAACTTCATTTGGAGTGGTGATCTTCTTGTTAGAAAACTTGTTACAGTTTCTTGGAATAAGATGTGCAGTCCTATTGATGAAGGTGGATTAGGCATCAGATCCCTTTCCAACCTTAACAAGGCTTCAAATCTTAAATTGTTTTGGGAACTCTTTAACTCAGACAATCAATGGGCCAATTTATTGAGAAGCAGGGTGGTTAGAAAAAATGGATTTATTAAACATCACATTTACTCTTCTTTATGGAGTGGGATCAAGAATCAGGATCATCTCATCGCTCAAAATACCAGATGGCTTGTTGGTAAtggtaataatattaatttttggcGGCATAATTGGAGTGGAGTTCAATTGGTTAACTTTTTACAAATTCCTCAGCACTTACATCATTTTCTCCATGCAAAGGTGTCAGATTTCATCTTAAATCATCAATGGATTGTTCCATTAGACTTACAAGCTGCTTATCCTACACTCTTACCATATCTCAATCAATTCACTATTCCATTAGAAGATAAAGAGGACAAATTGATATGGATCCATAATGCTCATGGCGAGCTCACCCTCAAAGATGCATACTCCTTTTTCACAACTTCAGGTCAAAAAGTTAGCTGGGCAAAATCTCTTTGGAACATAGCTATTCCTCCTTCCAAGTCTTTTATGGTTTGGAGATTATTCCATCATAAGATGCCTACAGATGAAATTCTTGCTGCTAGAGGAATACAGCTGCCTTCTATGTGTTGTTTGTGCAACAAGGATTCTGAAACTACCAACCATCTGTTTCTCGAATGTCAGTTTTCTCTTGCTTTATGGAATTGGTTGGCTGCTATTATTAATCATAGAATTGATGTCTCCTCTTCATCAACTCTATGGCAGGTCACAAGTGGTAATTGGAACCCTCAATGCAAAATCACAATTACTGttgttgttatttatatattgaaCTACATTTGGCTTAGTAGAAACAATTTGAGATTCAAAAATATCAAGCcaaatttcaattcaattaCCTCTTTGATAATTGCCAATGTTTCATTAGTTGGTAATTGCTCTAGATTGACTGCTGGTTCTTCTATTactgattttgaaattttga
This portion of the Trifolium pratense cultivar HEN17-A07 linkage group LG3, ARS_RC_1.1, whole genome shotgun sequence genome encodes:
- the LOC123912818 gene encoding uncharacterized protein LOC123912818, with protein sequence MWSYHKDCFNFIKTVWSNQIFGSPMQILCKKLKILKDELKIWNKNVFGNIQNQVSNAVNKLNEIQQKIHDDGYTDCLMSQENLAKVELEAVLNMEEAYWHEKARVKWHNEGDRNTAFFHRTCKIKQAYKRISAIRIDDVITTEPDLITSHVVNHFQNLFTCDNAILDNGLIEEVIPELVTFDINSMLTLLPSLSEIHNAVFSLNKDGAPGPDGFGAFFFQTYWNIVKDDVSNAVLEFFSTNWLMPNYNSNTVVLIPKVQNADSIGQYRPIAIANFKFKIISKILADRLALILPNIISKEQRGFIKGRQIKDCVCLTSEAINMLHNKAYGGNLAIKIDIAKAFDTLDWQFLLKVLKTFGFCEKFCNWIQTILHSAKLSISINGKHEGFFSCARGVRQGDPLSPLLFCIAEEVLSRGLSKLVSEDKLKPLNGTRNVSIPSHILYADDVMLFCKGTSSNIEVLSSFFARYAQISGQYINPHKSTIFAGSITHTRLTSIASSLGFCIGTLPFMYLGVPIFKGKPKAVYFQPLVDKVKMKLASWKASLLTYSGRIQLVKSVIHSMLVYSITTYSWPISLIKMLERYMRNFIWSGDLLVRKLVTVSWNKMCSPIDEGGLGIRSLSNLNKASNLKLFWELFNSDNQWANLLRSRVVRKNGFIKHHIYSSLWSGIKNQDHLIAQNTRWLVGNGNNINFWRHNWSGVQLVNFLQIPQHLHHFLHAKVSDFILNHQWIVPLDLQAAYPTLLPYLNQFTIPLEDKEDKLIWIHNAHGELTLKDAYSFFTTSGQKVSWAKSLWNIAIPPSKSFMVWRLFHHKMPTDEILAARGIQLPSMCCLCNKDSETTNHLFLECQFSLALWNWLAAIINHRIDVSSSSTLWQVTSGNWNPQCKITITVVVIYILNYIWLSRNNLRFKNIKPNFNSITSLIIANVSLVGNCSRLTAGSSITDFEILKFFKIEIHQSRPAKIVEVLWSPPLNGWYKCNTDGTSMGNPGPAACAGVFRNYKGEFLGCFAKNLGIANALFAEIMGVIIAIECAFEKNWKQLWLECDSKLVVLAFKSPHVIPWQLKNRWLNCITKIKNMSFCISHIYREGNHCADKLASFGLALNDYTWWNISPIIIREDLDRNRLDLPFFRIC